The Geitlerinema sp. PCC 9228 nucleotide sequence AGTATTTGTCGGTGCCATGACCCTAAAAACGTAGCCCCCAAAGGGCTTAGGCTGGTCAGCTACCTGAAGCTGGAGGCATGAAGCTCCCGTGCTTCAGCCGGGGGTGCTGACAAAGTTTCGTCGAAGCAGCCGAACCGCTATCCAAAATTATTTTAACCCACTGCGCGCCTGGGTTTTACAATTGTGGTTCTACCTTGCCAGGCAACTTGGAAGCTTTGCCGGCTTCTGTCGCTGGTTGAGTGGAACCGGCTTGCTCTCCTTTTTCGGCTTCTGCATTCACCCGTTGGGTCAAAATGGCGGCAGCGATGAAGAAGAAACCGCCCAAAACGACAGCACTCAAGCGGTTGTCATTGAGGAAATTCTCCATCAGCCAACCCATTCCCAGAGAAATGGAAATTTGCGGCAGAACGATGAAAAAGTTGAAAATTCCCATATACGTACCGCTGCGATGTTGGGGAATGCTGCTGACCAGCATGGCATAGGGCATTGCCAAAATGCTCGACCAAGCCACACCAACGCCCAACATAGCGACCAACAAGGTATATTTATCTTCAATGAACGCCAGAGAAATGAGACCTACAGCACCGGCTAGCAAACAAATGCTATGGGTAATTTTGCGGCTGGTAGCTTTGGCTAAAGGTTCTAGCAAAAAGGAAAAGCCAAAACAAACGGCATTGTATACCGCCATACAAATACCTGCCCATTCAATCCCTTCTGCGTATAGGGGAGAACTTTCGCTGGTTGCACCAAACACATTGCGCGCCACGGCCGGTGGAAAGAATAGAAACAACGAATACATGCCGCAAAAGCTGAAGAACTGTACCCAAGAAAGCTGGCGCATGGTTTGGGGCATTTCTTGCAGGGCAGAGAAAATCCGCTGTGCGCCGGCAACCAAGCCACCATTGCGTTTTTGTCGTTCCCGGAACGCTTCCATGTCAACGGGGGGATACTCCCGGGTGTTAAACACGGTCCACAAAACGGTGGTCAGAAAAAAGGCAGCGCCAATGTAGAAGGAAATGACAACGTTAAAGGGAATTTCCCCAGATTGGTTGCCTGTTTCCACCAAACCAAACACATTTTTGAGCAACCAGGGCATGGCAGAAGCAGTGACTGCCCCCAAACCAATAAACAAACTTTGCATGGAAAAGCCCTGGGTGCGCTGTTCTTTAGGCAGCAAGTCTCCCACAAAGGCACGAAAGGGTTCCATGCTGATGTTGACCGAAGTATCGAGAATCCACAGGCATCCCGCTGCCATCCACAAAGCGGATGAGTGGGGCATGGCAATCAATGCTAGGGAGCTAAAAATCGCACCTACTAAAAAATAGGGGCGTCGCCTGCCCAGAAAGTTCCAGGTATGGTCGCTCATGTGCCCAATAATGGGCTGTACGATTAAGCCGGTTAGTGGGGCAGCCAACCACAAAATGGGGATTTCGTGGGCATTTGCACCCAGATGCTCGAAAATGGCACTCATGTTGGCCATTTGCAAGCCCCAGCCAAACTGAATGCCAAAAAAGCCAACGCTCATGTTGATGAGCTCGAAAACATTCAAAGTTTTTCTTTTATTGGTATTCATAGTAATGTGGCACGTCTTCCTTCGTCGATCGCGGAAAAACGAGAAAAAGGAAGTTTCCGGCCTCCTTGCTCTGTGCAATGGGGCGATGAAACTCACCGCTGCTTTTCTTTTTCAGATGCGATCGCTTCTTGAGATCGTTTTTCAAAAATATGGAAACGAGACATATCTACTGTCGCTGTGATTTTATCACCCACGCGAACGCGCGATCGCGGATCGAAGCGACCGATCGCTTCTCGATCTTTCCCGGTTTTTAGATAAACAATATTTTCATTTCCCAAAGTTTCGGTTACCGTTACTTCCGCTTGGATGGAAACCGGTTGAATTTCCATTGGGGTATAGTTGGGATCGTGAATGTTTTCAGGACGAATCCCAAAAATCACGTCGTATCCTTTGTACGGTAAATACAGCTCCCGTTTTTCTTCGGGAATTTCCAACTTAAACGAATCGGTGGCCACAAATAGCTGCCCGTCTGGACCTTCCACCAGTTGGGCATCAAAGAAATTCATGGCCGGACTGCCCATAAAACCAGCTACAAAAACATTTTGAGGATGGTTGTACAAGTTTTCTGGCGTATCGATTTGTTGCAAAATTCCCCCGTTTAACACGGCAATGCGGGTGCCCATGGTCATAGCTTCCACTTGGTCGTGGGTAACGTAGACAAAGGTGGCCCCCAAATCTTTATGGAGTTTGCCAATCTCTGCCCTGGCTTGCACCCGCAATTTGGCGTCGAGGTTGGAGAGGGGTTCGTCCATTAAAAACACTGCCGGATTGCGTACAATGGCCCGACAAACGGCAACCCGCTGTCGCTGCCCCCCGGAAAGCTGTTTGGGTTTGCGATTGAGTAGGTGTTCGATGCCCATTTGTTCGGCGGCGGCTTGCACTCGCTTTTGGATTTCCCGTTTGTCAACGCCATGGAGTTGCAAGCTAAATGCCATATTTTCGTAAACCGACATATGCGGGTACAGGGCATAGGATTGAAAGACCATGGCAATATCCCGGTCTTTGGGGGGAACGTGGTTGACGATTTCTCCGTTAATGGAAATGTGACCTTCGGTAACCTCTTCCAAACCCGCTAGCATGCGTAGGGTGGTGGTTTTACCGCAACCGGATGGTCCTACAAAAACCAAGAATTCCCGATCGCCTATGTCAATATCTAAGTTGTCTACTGCTACGAAACTATCAAAGCGCTTCGTAACGCGATCTAATTTTACGTTAGCCATAGTATTTGTTTGAGTAGTTTGCCGATCGAGCTGCTATTGTTGCCTCCACCAAGCTAAAATTCCTTTTGTACGGAAATTCAGTGTTTCTCAGTCTCTTCGGGCGAAAGGTGTCATGACCGAAATAACGGAGTCTGCTACGAGACCAAGGCTGGACTAACCGAACGCAATCAACACGAATGTCGATTTTGTCCAGTGATTGGGTTAGTCATACTGACACGTGAGCGAAGCAAGATTTGCTTTCGATGGGACGAAAAACAATTGGTTGCAAGCTTGAGCGGTTCGACGGCGCTCAGCACAAGCAAAAGGAACATTGGTTAAAACCAGCGTTCCCACAATGGTTCACCAGGTATTTTTATATACAGTCATACGAGGTTTTGAATGTTCGTCATCTCCGTACAACCAGCGATCGCTACAAGACGAATTGTAGCTTTTCCAATTGACGGCTAAACGGTTATTGCAAACGGGCAACGGGCCAGACAATTGGATGTATCCAACTTTAAGCCATTGCCTTGGGAAGGGCACATATTTTTAAATTAATTTAAGTTCTTTCGCCTAAAAGTATAACATTTTTGATAAAAATTTGCTTTTATAGGGAGGGGAATCAACGGGAGTTGGGGCAACCACAGGCGGATTGCCCCGACAAAAAACTGTGGTTTGGTGTCGGGAATTGGGTATAGTTGCCGACTCCCACACCAAAACCCACTAACCTTTGACCGAACCAGCCAAAATACCGCGGATGAAATACCGTTGTAGGGCAAAGAAGACAATTAAGGGCACAATCGTGGAGATAAACGCTCCAGAGGTGAGCAAATGCCAGTCTTGCCCGCGGGAACCGACCAAATTGGATAAACGATAGGTAACGGGGGCAACATCTGAAGTTCCCCCTAGAAATACTAAGGCAACCATGAGGTCGTTCCAAACCCAGAGAAACTGGAAAACGGCAAAAGAAGCGATCGCGGGTAACGATAGCGGTAAAATCACCCTAGAAAAAATAGTCATGTGGGAAGCCCCGTCTACCTGGGCAGCTTCGATTAAATCCTTGGGCAAGGTACCAATATAATTGCGCAGCAGGTAAATCCCCAAAGGCATGCCGTAGCCAGTGTGTGCCAGCCACAGACCGAGAAAAGTCCCCGAAATCCCCAAGAAATTGTACGCCCGCAGCAGGGGAATAAAAGTCATTTGGAAGGGAACCACCAGCAATCCCACCACGATAAAGAAAATCACCTGACGACCGGCAAATCGCATCCAGGAAAGGGCATAGGCAGCAAAAGCAGCCATGGCGATGGGAATAATGGTGGCGGGAACGGTAATGGTCAAACTGTTGAGGAATGCTTGCCCCATGCCTTCTGCAGTTAGCACTTGGATATAGTTTTCTAGCTGAAAGTTGGCATCAAAGGGATTTTGTAAAACCGTCCACCAACCAGTTTCCAAAATGGCTTCTCGCGGGCGAAATGAAGTAATCAACAGCCCCAACGCTGGTAGCAGCCAAATAGCACAAATTACTAACAGGGTAACGTGAACCGGGAGTTTGGTTAAGAAACTTTCCAAGCGATCGCCGATACTTTTGGTTTGGGTTGGTTTTACCGTATTGGAAGTCACTGATTTTCCTCCTGTTTTCTGAAGCGATGGATGTTGTAGATAATGATGGGCACCACAGCAATCAACAGAATGGTGGCAATGGCACTGCCGCGACCGTAGTTATTAAACTTGAACATTTCCTTAATCATGCGGCTAGCCACCACTTCCGTACCGAAGTTGCCGTTGGTCATTACCCAGACAATATCGAACAGCTTTAAGACCAACACAATGATGGTGGTTGCTACCACAGTCATGGTGGAACGAATGGTGGGAATGGTAATGCGCCAGAAAATTTGAAACTCGTTGGCACCGTCAATGCGAGCTGCCTCAATCATGTCTTTGGGAATGCCCTTCACAGCCGCCGATAGCAACACCATGCAGAAACCCGTTTGTAGCCAAATCATGATCGCCAGCAAGGCAGTGGTGCCCAGTACGTTGGCACCCAGAAAGTTAACCCGTTCCACCAGCCAACCCACTGGG carries:
- a CDS encoding MFS transporter gives rise to the protein MNTNKRKTLNVFELINMSVGFFGIQFGWGLQMANMSAIFEHLGANAHEIPILWLAAPLTGLIVQPIIGHMSDHTWNFLGRRRPYFLVGAIFSSLALIAMPHSSALWMAAGCLWILDTSVNISMEPFRAFVGDLLPKEQRTQGFSMQSLFIGLGAVTASAMPWLLKNVFGLVETGNQSGEIPFNVVISFYIGAAFFLTTVLWTVFNTREYPPVDMEAFRERQKRNGGLVAGAQRIFSALQEMPQTMRQLSWVQFFSFCGMYSLFLFFPPAVARNVFGATSESSPLYAEGIEWAGICMAVYNAVCFGFSFLLEPLAKATSRKITHSICLLAGAVGLISLAFIEDKYTLLVAMLGVGVAWSSILAMPYAMLVSSIPQHRSGTYMGIFNFFIVLPQISISLGMGWLMENFLNDNRLSAVVLGGFFFIAAAILTQRVNAEAEKGEQAGSTQPATEAGKASKLPGKVEPQL
- a CDS encoding carbohydrate ABC transporter permease → MESFLTKLPVHVTLLVICAIWLLPALGLLITSFRPREAILETGWWTVLQNPFDANFQLENYIQVLTAEGMGQAFLNSLTITVPATIIPIAMAAFAAYALSWMRFAGRQVIFFIVVGLLVVPFQMTFIPLLRAYNFLGISGTFLGLWLAHTGYGMPLGIYLLRNYIGTLPKDLIEAAQVDGASHMTIFSRVILPLSLPAIASFAVFQFLWVWNDLMVALVFLGGTSDVAPVTYRLSNLVGSRGQDWHLLTSGAFISTIVPLIVFFALQRYFIRGILAGSVKG
- a CDS encoding ABC transporter ATP-binding protein translates to MANVKLDRVTKRFDSFVAVDNLDIDIGDREFLVFVGPSGCGKTTTLRMLAGLEEVTEGHISINGEIVNHVPPKDRDIAMVFQSYALYPHMSVYENMAFSLQLHGVDKREIQKRVQAAAEQMGIEHLLNRKPKQLSGGQRQRVAVCRAIVRNPAVFLMDEPLSNLDAKLRVQARAEIGKLHKDLGATFVYVTHDQVEAMTMGTRIAVLNGGILQQIDTPENLYNHPQNVFVAGFMGSPAMNFFDAQLVEGPDGQLFVATDSFKLEIPEEKRELYLPYKGYDVIFGIRPENIHDPNYTPMEIQPVSIQAEVTVTETLGNENIVYLKTGKDREAIGRFDPRSRVRVGDKITATVDMSRFHIFEKRSQEAIASEKEKQR